The following proteins come from a genomic window of Lytechinus pictus isolate F3 Inbred chromosome 1, Lp3.0, whole genome shotgun sequence:
- the LOC129280316 gene encoding uncharacterized protein LOC129280316 — translation MWEAMDGQLDKILVESMKGNAEERLSSMMEAIYQYGVDNFGCASTKPQAVTSRLSRRQQEIHDIRHSVRALQRRWKEARKNNNAIEMKALDDLRDEQRRRLRALSKAEKLRRKRKGRAKKLQKFYEDPFAFTKALFNPVRSGELKATKEELQHHLKNTYSDGVRNLPLPPMENLVRPTSPGENFDIDPPRLSEVERFVKKARAGSSPGPNGVPYKVFKYCTRMRRLLWRLLRVLWRNNVVPKEWNKSEGVYIPKEKNAERIESFRPISLLNIDGKIMMGILAGRLSKYLLVNGFVDASVQKAGVPGFSGCVEHSAMIWHTIQEAKRRRMDLSVLWLDLANAYGSLPHSMIWFTLDFFYIPEKLGDFLKCYFQDFKMRFSTKEYTTAYQPLEVGIPMGCAISPILFVMAMEVITRAASSSCRGVEIEPGLELPPIRAFMDDLTLLNPCTADAQKVLERLGQLISWCRMKFKPRKSRSLTMKKGKLDDRTHYTVGGEAIPSISDAPVKSLGHWFTKELSDKNQINEIRTMVEDGLKRIDKCTLPNKLKLWCLKFGLFPRIMWPLMMYEIAMTHVERMEQRISVHTRKWLGIPPCTTNISFYGHSTKLKLPLSALTEEFKVKKAHMYSTLRDSSDQVVRGTVPDIRTGRKWNAQQEVEEMESRLRHKDMVGPTQTNRAGLGMNPTQYFFKASTKMKRKMVSDEIRHKEEERRVAKAVGLVQQGAWCRWECVEPRSLSWKDIWKMESGTLKFLLRATYDVLPSPHNLKKWAKTENENCHRCGKKGSLRHILSNCQVSLVEGLYTWRHNEILKELSNALKITIEKANQTKPLKAPAMISFVKAGTSTGANRKARQHTSRLLCLARDWQLVSDLDEQMTFPSEITTTNMRPDIVVWSKQSKSVILCELTVPWEENIETAHEYKTSKYAGLILECKERGWKVDYYPVETGCRGYATKSLHFFLSRMGTTNRRKLALDLMEIATRSSAWIWNKYKANLPNKQLEVASCLDAAGPPPAT, via the coding sequence ATGTGGGAAGCCATGGATGGTCAGCTTGACAAAATACTGGTCGAATCTATGAAGGGAAACGCCGAAGAGAGACTCTCTTCTATGATGGAGGCAATATATCAGTACGGGGTCGACAACTTTGGTTGTGCCAGTACGAAGCCACAGGCGGTTACATCGAGGCTTAGTAGAAGACAGCAAGAAATCCATGACATACGACACAGTGTACGAGCCCTACAGCGGCGTTGGAAGGAGGCAAGAAAGAATAACAATGCTATTGAAATGAAAGCTCTAGATGACCTTAGAGATGAGCAGAGAAGGAGGTTGAGAGCTCTGTCCAAGGCTGAGAAGCttagaaggaaaaggaaaggacgGGCTAAGAAACTACAGAAATTCTATGAAGATCCCTTTGCCTTCACCAAAGCTCTTTTCAACCCTGTGAGATCTGGTGAACTGAAGGCCACTAAAGAGGAGTTACAACACCACCTGAAAAACACCTACTCTGACGGTGTGAGGAACCTACCCCTGCCTCCTATGGAAAACTTGGTACGTCCAACTTCTCCAGGTGAAAACTTTGACATAGACCCTCCACGCCTATCTGAGGTAGAAAGATTTGTTAAGAAGGCAAGGGCTGGCTCATCCCCAGGACCTAATGGTGTGCCATATAAAGTATTTAAATACTGTACCAGGATGAGGAGGCTACTGTGGAGACTGTTAAGGGTACTGTGGCGAAATAACGTGGTGCCAAAGGAATGGAATAAATCTGAAGGTGTGTACATACCTAAAGAAAAGAATGCTGAGAGGATAGAATCATTCCGTCCAATATCTCTCCTCAATATTGACGGGAAGATCATGATGGGAATCCTCGCTGGGCGGCTTTCCAAGTACCTACTCGTAAATGGCTTTGTTGACGCATCTGTCCAGAAGGCAGGAGTTCCAGGGTTTTCTGGCTGCGTTGAGCACTCTGCAATGATATGGCACACGATCCAAGAGGcaaagaggaggaggatggaCCTATCAGTTCTATGGCTGGACTTGGCTAATGCATACGGTTCATTGCCACACTCAATGATATGGTTTACCTTGGACTTCTTCTACATTCCTGAGAAACTTGGTGATTTCCTAAAGTGTTACTTTCAGGACTTTAAGATGAGATTCTCTACCAAGGAATATACAACAGCCTACCAGCCCCTCGAGGTAGGCATCCCGATGGGGTGTGCCATTTCCCCAATTCTATTTGTCATGGCAATGGAAGTCATAACTAGAGCTGCAAGTTCCAGTTGTAGAGGTGTTGAGATCGAACCTGGGCTTGAGCTGCCACCGATACGAGCCTTCATGGACGATCTTACCCTACTCAATCCATGCACAGCCGATGCACAGAAGGTTCTGGAACGGCTGGGTCAATTGATAAGCTGGTGCAGGATGAAGTTCAAACCGAGGAAGTCAAGGAGTTTGACCATGAAGAAAGGAAAGTTAGATGATAGGACACACTACACCGTTGGTGGTGAGGCCATTCCATCGATATCAGATGCCCCTGTCAAGAGCTTAGGACACTGGTTCACAAAGGAGCTATCTGATAAGAACCAGATAAATGAGATCCGAACAATGGTAGAGGATGGACTTAAGCGTATCGATAAATGTACCCTCCCAAATAAACTCAAGTTGTGGTGCCTAAAGTTCGGTCTCTTTCCAAGGATCATGTGGCCATTGATGATGTACGAGATTGCAATGACGCATGTCGAGAGGATGGAGCAAAGAATCTCAGTGCACACCCGGAAGTGGCTTGGCATCCCTCCATGCACAACAAACATAAGCTTCTATGGCCATTCCACAAAGCTGAAGTTACCCCTGAGCGCTCTTACAGAGGAGTTTAAAGTGAAGAAGGCTCACATGTACTCGACACTTAGGGACTCCAGCGACCAGGTCGTTAGGGGGACTGTGCCAGACATTCGCACAGGACGCAAGTGGAATGCCCAGCAAGAAGTTGAGGAAATGGAATCTCGGCTGAGGCACAAGGATATGGTTGGGCCTACACAAACCAATAGAGCAGGGCTAGGCATGAATCCAACCCAGTACTTCTTTAAGGCAAGCACAAAAATGAAGCGGAAGATGGTTTCTGACGAAATCCGTCACAAAGAGGAGGAACGACGTGTCGCTAAAGCAGTTGGCCTTGTGCAGCAGGGAGCTTGGTGTCGATGGGAGTGTGTAGAACCAAGGTCCCTATCCTGGAAAGACATATGGAAAATGGAATCAGGCACACTCAAATTTTTGTTACGAGCAACCTACGACGTTCTTCCTTCTCCTCATAACCTGAAGAAGTGGGCCAAGACTGAGAACGAGAATTGCCATAGATGTGGAAAGAAGGGTTCACTCAGACACATTCTATCAAATTGTCAGGTGTCTCTGGTAGAAGGCCTGTATACATGGAGGCACAATGAGATCTTGAAAGAACTGAGCAATGCCCTAAAGATCACTATTGAGAAAGCAAACCAGACAAAGCCATTAAAAGCTCCAGCGATGATCTCATTTGTGAAGGCTGGAACAAGTACTGGAGCCAACAGAAAAGCTAGACAACACACAAGTAGGCTCCTTTGTCTAGCAAGAGATTGGCAATTGGTCTCAGACTTGGATGAGCAGATGACCTTTCCCAGTGAGATTACGACTACCAACATGCGACCAGATATAGTAGTCTGGTCGAAGCAGTCCAAGTCTGTCATCCTCTGTGAACTGACTGTGCCATGGGAGGAGAACATTGAGACGGCCCATGAGTACAAGACGTCAAAATATGCCGGACTTATCCTAGAATGTAAGGAGAGGGGATGGAAGGTAGACTACTACCCAGTAGAGACTGGCTGCAGAGGTTATGCGACAAAGTCTCTCCATTTCTTCCTCTCAAGAATGGGGACAACCAACAGAAGGAAGCTGGCTTTGGACTTAATGGAGATCGCCACAAGGTCCTCAGCCTGGATTTGGAATAAATATAAAGCCAACTTACCAAACAAGCAGCTGGAGGTGGCATCTTGTCTTGATGCTGCTGGCCCGCCTCCTGCCACATAG